The genomic interval CCGGCAGTGATGAAGATAACCAGAATGATCAGGGCCGATATCCGTGATACCAGCAGCAGGTTCAGGCTGGAAAGGTAGCCGCGCATCATCAGGCCAATGGAGACCACCGACAGGAAGGCGATTAGCCCTGGTATCAGGGTGGTTTGCACGAACGCCACCGCAATCAGCACCGGCATGAATGTCCCGGAAGTACGAATGCCGATGACGATCCGCATGAACGCCACCACGAGCGCGCCCAGCGGCAGCAGCAACAGCATCCGGAACATGCTTTGCTCCTCAATGGGGAGTGCGTAAAAGCTCAGGAAACCGAGCCCATTAGACTCCACCTGCATGGTCGCCAATTGGAGGGCTGGGACGGTTTGCCGAAGCATGGAAAAGCTCACTTCAGAGTTGTCTCCGCCCACCACGTCCAGCAGTGATGCAGAGCCCTGGCGCCATAGCAGCAGGCTCTCTGGAACGCCTTGTTCAGCGTTACTCGGGTCAAAGGTCAACCATTGCTGGCCATTGTAGATCTGCAGGAACGGCATCAGTGACTGGCGACGCCGGGCATCTTCCAGCTTCAGCCCATCGGCGGTGCGGGCGGGAATGCCTGAATGGTTCAGCATGTCTACCAGCAGATCAAGGTAGTTTTCTTCGGCGACCAGCAAGGTGGTGTTCTGAGTGCGGGTGTCGGGCTGCATCAGCCGGATCAGTTCACGGGTCATGCTTTCTGGCGTACTGGATCGCGCCTTAGCCTGGGTCAGGATCTCGCGCACAGCGGTGGCTTGAGGCTCTTCCCAGAAAACGTTGCTGGCCTTGGGTTCCTGGGCAGGTTTCCGCCCAAGGGCCGTCTCATCCGGAATAAACTGGGCCTTGAAGTACAAAGTTTGCGGACCGGAGACTTCGCGCTTGGTCCATTCCGCCGTGCGATTGCCAGACTTCTCGATGATCGAGAAGCCGTACCCGGGCGACGCAGCCTGTTCGCTAAGGATGCGGAATCCGGGCGGTTGATCCGGCACGTTCAGGCTGGCCTGCACCGCACTGTCGTTGGCATCGAAATCGACACGGGCCTCAAGCATCCAGACCGGGCGCTGTTCTCCGGTCAGCCAGGGAATACCAAGCTCAATGTGGCGCCAGACAGCCAGGGAGATACCAGCAGCGATGAGTAAAAATACGGCGACATAAAAGGGAAGGCGAGAGCGGGGCTTCACGAGTCATTCCTGTTCTTGGCGATGGCTTCGGGCAGCTTGGTGGTAAATTCCCTGCCGACATCAATCAGCATAACGTCCCGGAGGACATTGCGACCGATCAATACTTCGTTTTCGAGGTCGTTTCTGTCAGTCAGGGTAAATTCGGCAACTTGCTGGTGATCGCCGATTGCGAATTGGAACTCAACGACCACGCGACGTTCCGGATCTTCGGCAGCCGCCTGGGTAACTTTGACTCGGCGGACGATTTCTTTCTCGAGAGTAACCAGCTTATCCGAGCTGGGAACTGGGACATCAAAGCGAACCCAGTTGCTCCCGTCGCGTTCGAAGCGGGTAATGTTGCGGGCGTCTATTGAGGAGGTTTCCGCGCCACTGTCAATGCGTGCGTTATACACCTGTTCAGTCGCGGCGATGTAGATCTTTTCAACTTGACCTACGATTATTTTGCCTTTCAGGCGCGCGTCCTGAGTCTTGGAGGTCTCTACAGTTGGGCAGACTCTCTGCGCGGGGACAGGAGGGCAACTGGGTTTTTCAACCTGAGTTTTGATGGCATCAATGATCGAGTCGGTGCTGTCCTGGTGCTTTTCCAGCATCTTGTCATGACGGAACTGGGAATTGTTTTCCATGGTGACAAGCGTTGCCCGTTGGGTATTCACGGACGAGTTCAGCTCGCTCAAGTCCTGTTTCGGCACCATGAAATATCGGTCTGACGAGCAGCCGGCCAGTAAAATAAGCATGCCAGTCGCCAACAGGACTCTTGGTTGAGGAAAACCAGCCCGTAAGTGTTTTAAACCCATTGAATACCCCTGCGCCGGAAGTTCTCAGGCCGTTTCCATGGCTGGTACCACGGCCGGTGTGAATGTAATTGAAGATAGTAGGCGCAAGAGTATACAACAACCGAACTGTGTAGTTGCTTTACAGTTGGTTAAGAGCGAAATTTTTCGACGGGTTCTCAGGTTCTGTGGGTAAGTGATTACCGGAACAGGGGGTTGTCGTCGCCCAGCGTGGTTTCGGAGCGCAGGAATTCCTGAATCACCGGTGAGCAGTTCAGGTAGAACAGCAACAGTTCGCGCTGAACATCCTGATCCTGAATTCGCGCCGCATAGTTGATCAGGTCGCGCAGCGCTTCGTCACCGGAATCTCCGCCAATCGTATCCAAGGCCTTGCTGTAGCGGCCTTTCAGCAGGGTGGTCAAACGTTCCAGATGGAACTCGCCGGTGTGGGTGATATGGGGAAGTACACGGGATCGCTCGGTAGAACTGCGCATTTCTCGCGTTCCAGCCAGTCCAGCATAGGCAGCGGGCGCGGAACAGCCCGGTTGCATGAAGTCTGTTCCAAGTTTTCGCCAGAGTTCTTTTAGCATGGTTTTTCGTCCGTTTGCGATCCTGTCGTCGTCCCAGGCACAGTTAACAAAACGTAATGCCTAAAGACAAAAGGACATTCCATCCTTTTAGCCGATATTACGATGCGCGTCTATAAACAGATGCGCTGGGTTCCGGGATTTGCCAAGCAGTCGAGATCAAAGCAGTGATCCACGATGACTGTCACGGCCTGGTGGGAAAAAGGTTCCATTGATGAGGTAGACTGTGTGCGCTGATTCACAGTCTGGTTTTTTAAAGATTTTCGCCGCAGATACAGGAGTGCATGCAGTGCCAGAAGCTGTCATTGATTTGATGATGTCCCAGCCGGCTGCAGTGGCTGGCTGGGTACTGGTATTGATGGTCGGCGTGTGTGCGTTTTCAGCCTTGTTGGTACGGAGTACCGGGGCACGTCGAAGATTGGCGTCGGAGCTTGAGGCGCTGGAGCAGACCCGCACCGAGGCTGAGCAGTCGCTGCAGACGGCCCATCACGAGCGAGCCATGGAGCGGCAACAGGCGGAGCACCTGCAGCAGGCGCTTGAGGAGCAGCAGAATCGGCTAACCAAACACGAACAGGATCTGGAGCAGTGGCGTCAGCGCGCAACGGGTCTGGAAAACCGGGTTGCCGGGCAGGAATCGGATCTGGAGGGGCGGCGCTCACGGATCACCCAGCTCGAGCAGGAGCGGACCAGCCAGCAGCAGCGCGCGGATGAATTGTCCCGCGAGTTGCACGAGGCCCAGGTAACCCTTCGCGAGCAGGAGGTGACACTGGATAAGGAACGGCGCGCCACCTCGGAAAAGCTGGAACTGCTGGAGCGCAATCGCGACGCCCTCAAGCAGGAGTTTGAGAATCTGGCGAACAAGATCTTCGAGCAGAAAAGTGAGCGCTTCAGCCAGCAGACTCGCACCAGCCTGGATACGCTGCTGAACCCGTTCCGCGACCAGCTTCAGGATTTCCGCAAGCGGGTAGAAGACGTCTACACTACAGAAACAAGGGATCGTCAGGCGCTGCGAAGTGAAATCAAGTCGCTCCAGGATCTGAATCGACAGATTACCGAGGAGGCCTCGAATCTAACCCGGGCGCTGAAAGGCGACAAGAAGATCCAGGGTAACTGGGGTGAACTGATTCTTGAGCGAGTGCTGGAGAAGTCTGGCCTGCGCAAGGGAGTGGAGTACGAGACCCAGGGAAGCTACCGCGACGGTGACAACCAATTGCTTCGGCCCGATGTAGTGGTTTACCTGCCGGACAGCCGGAATCTGATTGTCGATTCCAAGGTGTCCCTGCTGGCTTACCAGCAGTGGGTTTCCGAAGAGGACGAAGCAGCGCGTGAAGAGGCCTTGAAACAGCATGTGGAGGCGGTTCGGAACCACATCCGAGCACTGAGCGAGAAGGATTATAGCCAGCTTCACGGGCTTCATTCGCCGGATTTTGTACTGTTGTTCATGCCCATTGAACCGGCGTTTGTGGCGGCATTTCAGCAGGACGAGAACCTTTTCGCAGAAGCGTTTGAGCGAAAGATTATTGTGGTAACACCCACTACCTTGCTGGCGACGCTGCGGACGATCGAAAACATTTGGCGGTATGAGCGACAGAGCCAGAACGCTCGCCGAATTGCCGAGCGCGCCGGTGCGGTTTACGACAAGCTGCGGGTGTTTGTGGAGGCCATGGAGCGTCTCGGAGGGCAGTTGCACACCGCCCAGGGCACCTACGATTCCGCCATGAATACCCTGACCCGTGGGCGCGGCAATCTGATATCCCAGGCTAACCGGTTTGTTGAGCTGGGTGTTCGGGTGAAGAAGGAATTGCCCAAGGGCATCATGGATCAGGCGGAAGTGGATGCCGAAGACGACCCCGACGATGTGAGGGCGGGAGCCTCTCCAGAGCCGGAAGAACAGGCGATTGGCGCGGATAACGATCAGGAGTGAGTGTCATGGCAGTATCGTACGGAAAGACCCGGCAGCG from Marinobacter sp. LA51 carries:
- a CDS encoding inactive transglutaminase family protein, with protein sequence MKPRSRLPFYVAVFLLIAAGISLAVWRHIELGIPWLTGEQRPVWMLEARVDFDANDSAVQASLNVPDQPPGFRILSEQAASPGYGFSIIEKSGNRTAEWTKREVSGPQTLYFKAQFIPDETALGRKPAQEPKASNVFWEEPQATAVREILTQAKARSSTPESMTRELIRLMQPDTRTQNTTLLVAEENYLDLLVDMLNHSGIPARTADGLKLEDARRRQSLMPFLQIYNGQQWLTFDPSNAEQGVPESLLLWRQGSASLLDVVGGDNSEVSFSMLRQTVPALQLATMQVESNGLGFLSFYALPIEEQSMFRMLLLLPLGALVVAFMRIVIGIRTSGTFMPVLIAVAFVQTTLIPGLIAFLSVVSIGLMMRGYLSSLNLLLVSRISALIILVIFITAGLSIIGYQMGFNTGMTITFFPMVIIAWTIERMSILWEEEGAHEVAIQGAGSLFVAICAYLLMSTPLAGHLTFNFPELHFAVLGLILLMGQYTGYKLTELKRFTPMRVYD
- a CDS encoding ATP-dependent zinc protease family protein, with the protein product MLILLAGCSSDRYFMVPKQDLSELNSSVNTQRATLVTMENNSQFRHDKMLEKHQDSTDSIIDAIKTQVEKPSCPPVPAQRVCPTVETSKTQDARLKGKIIVGQVEKIYIAATEQVYNARIDSGAETSSIDARNITRFERDGSNWVRFDVPVPSSDKLVTLEKEIVRRVKVTQAAAEDPERRVVVEFQFAIGDHQQVAEFTLTDRNDLENEVLIGRNVLRDVMLIDVGREFTTKLPEAIAKNRNDS
- the rmuC gene encoding DNA recombination protein RmuC, translating into MERQQAEHLQQALEEQQNRLTKHEQDLEQWRQRATGLENRVAGQESDLEGRRSRITQLEQERTSQQQRADELSRELHEAQVTLREQEVTLDKERRATSEKLELLERNRDALKQEFENLANKIFEQKSERFSQQTRTSLDTLLNPFRDQLQDFRKRVEDVYTTETRDRQALRSEIKSLQDLNRQITEEASNLTRALKGDKKIQGNWGELILERVLEKSGLRKGVEYETQGSYRDGDNQLLRPDVVVYLPDSRNLIVDSKVSLLAYQQWVSEEDEAAREEALKQHVEAVRNHIRALSEKDYSQLHGLHSPDFVLLFMPIEPAFVAAFQQDENLFAEAFERKIIVVTPTTLLATLRTIENIWRYERQSQNARRIAERAGAVYDKLRVFVEAMERLGGQLHTAQGTYDSAMNTLTRGRGNLISQANRFVELGVRVKKELPKGIMDQAEVDAEDDPDDVRAGASPEPEEQAIGADNDQE